The DNA region GGTGGATGGTGGGCTTTTACTGGGTTGTCTCTGGTGGTGATATTCTTCTGCAAGATGCTCCACGTTTATACTGGTAAGCCTTTATTTAAACTGAATTTCAAGAATACTGtttgtatattattttgttaaccCTTTAACTCTTTAAGTCCATTGGTATGCATGTGCGCGCTCTTGCATGAATAACTTATGTACATGTATAAGAATATTTTACCTGCATACAGAGGTATATCTGGATTTTCCATTCAAAAGATCACAAAAGATATGTTCTTATTTATGTTTtggataaaagattaaaagaatgATATATCATTTTCAGTTAGTATAGACCAACACAAGGTGCCTTCAAGTATACTATCTGATCTGTTAtgtatctcttttattttaaagttatttatgAAAACCACTCATCTCCgtgcttattttattaatgcCATTTCTTATGAAGTtatggcttttttttttctgattgcaATGGCATAATCCATCCTAATATATgagaaataaattgaataacTCTTGTTTTGTGAAATTAGACCTCAGAGCTTAAAATGTTAAATATGGACCAAAGCAAATGCTAAATAGTCTTTCttgatattaaaattttctttacgaaggatttttttttaaaattaattttgttttttatattgctttttatttttttgacagaaaatTGGTTGATTGCATGATGAATTATGCAATGTTGCTGATATTAAATCTCGTCTTCTTTGGTTTTGTACAGGTTGACTGTTGTCTTTCTAGCATTTGATGTCTTCTTTGCTATCTTTTGTGTTGTTTTGGCATGCTTGATTGGAATTGCCCTCTGTTGTTGTTTGCCCTGTATTATTGCTATTCTCTATGCTGTTGCAGGACaggtttgtctctcttttttttttaaaaaaaatatatatataaatcatgaCAAAAAGTTTCAAATATTTGTTGTCTTTCTATTTGTTCTCATTGCCTCATTTCATGAGACTATAGGAGGGTGCATCAGAATCGGATCTCAGTATACTTCCAAAATACAGATTTCAAATGTTAAGCAATGAGGAAACACCTGGTGAGGGAGGGGGAGGATCAATGATTCCTATGGAGACCAGCAATGGTTACTCGGTGAATGAACGAACACTTTCACCTGAGGATGCAGTATGTTTTACAGAACACATAATTTAACTTTCAGCCTTGTGTTAATCACTTCTACTAGAGGTTCCttgattttctattttagtCGCTGCTTATAAGGATTCATGCAGTAGCTCCATAAATTCTTTGTGTGAATTTATGGTtgtctgaaaagaaaaaaatctaatttctgCATTGggatgataaaatttaaaagatttacgaaagtaataaatcatatttctctttccttttcagGAATGCTGTATATGCATCTCTTCCTATGAGGATGGAGCTGAACTTCACGTTCTCCCTTGTAACCATCATTTCCACTCTACGTGCATAGTGAAATGGTTAAAGATGAATGCAACTTGTCCTCTTTGCAAGTACAATATTCTCAAGGGAAATGAACAGGTGTGACAAAATACTAAAGGCGATCAAAGATATATAATATCAAGCTGAGCTTAATTATATAACAGCTCAGGGTTTTCAACTGCTAATGTGTATATGTAGATAATATCAAGACATGAAAAAATAGAACCTCTCCCAATTTGCTCGGTTTAGCTGTCATTGCTTTGTTGCTTAATGCTTCAGTAGAGAAAAAGGTAGAGGTAAGAAGGAAAGGTGCGTATAAAGatctttttaaataagttaacgATTTCATTTGACCCTTATTtgtcctttatttttattttttttgagagaAATTTGTCCTTTATTAgtcatttcaaaattttcctaTTTCGTGTATCAAATTTGTTCATATGGGAGAAAACAATGGAAAGTGTGGCACTTTAACTTTCACTTTATTTCATGAGTGTGTTTTATTGattctttgtttgtttgttttggtaGAAACAAAGATAATTGCTTTATTTTTGCTTGGTCCACATGAGAACCGTTATCGTCCCTTTGTTCAAGCTTCTATACTGTTGCTTCTTGAACCTTatctttaaaaaactttttcagTATTCAGTTTGGGCACAAACGAGTTGTCTTAGTGATTTTGGTCTTCTGTCCTTTGAAGGAGTGAGATTTTTAGCATGTTTGTTTTGACGTTGAATCAGCTCAAATGTCCGTTCAATTCACAGCAACAAGAGGCATACTTCTCCCTTAGGGtgcattgaaatttgaaagttgTGGTAACTCCAAGTTGTCGTTTGAGCCACACTTCGTGGTCCTAGTTTGCTagaaaatatttctatttttgtttcatttgctGTTTTCTAAAATTTGTATAAGAAATAATGAAAGCATCATCTTATGTATTCTCCCCCAGCCCCCAAGTGTTTAGTcactaaattaaatatgatacgACTTTTCTAAAGTTGACGAGATTActttaaagaataaagtttacttataattgttttttgtaaattaaaaactaCAGTTGTGATTGATAACAATCAAATACAAGTGTaacaaattctaaaattaattataattttaactattatgTTTTAATTGGATTTGGATCCTCTGCTGTTTTTGAAATTGCATGGATCTTGactcttaaaatatttagtttatgctattaaaaaaattacaaataattgtATCTTACTAATGCATACCATTGGATCTAAACTGCTCCGGTTGCAATTGATACTTGAACTCTAGAGGATCCATAtcctttttaatcaataataactgcgtaattgtatttattctttttttttttggacagaattctatttattttcagAAGTATGTTTATCTTCAAAtgaatcaaaactcaatcattaataataagtataatGTAGCAAGACTACAACAAATTTAGAATATGTTGATTTTAgtatctaaaaaattaatatgtttttagtccatATATTCATTAAAAGTCATATGGTTTTAGTTATTCATtgaggactaaaaatatatattttttaatctatatattatataaaataggaTTGATGACTGGTGTGTGCTTGCACATGTGGTAAACAATGGTAAAATTAAATCCCgcgtaattaatattaatttactttttcactgaaaaaaaaacaaaacaaaaatcaattaaaacatgaaaaaaggaaaaaattaatttatttgaaatatttgtttcaacgtatcatgttatatttttaagaattacaTTCCAAGAAATATTATGATTAATCTATAATAATATATCTTCtcagttaatattttttaaaattagtataaatataattttagtataaatataaaagttcaaaattatttatttttaatataaatatgttttaaaagtatttgttttttataacaatgtgTTTCAAAGTTGTttgcttttaatttaatttattttttaaaattttttaatggaTACCTATGAATATACCTAAAAACATACTCACATTCATGCacacacatacatgcatattgagacatataaatttaaattaaaaatacattacaaatatattaaaaattataataatataagaatttGTAAATTGTAAACTTAAGATTCGTGCAGGGAACATGTTATTACAATACTAAATATATAAActatagaaaaatttaaaccTCAGTCACACAAAAAGcaaatgacaaaggaaaaaaaaaacaaaaaatggggCCGCCGTGTCAATTTGATAAATTAAGGGTGGAATTAGTATTTAGACAGAACGCAACAAGTTAGATTGATAATAGTCTCTTATGAAATAGTTGGGCCAAAAGTAGTTGGATCAGCCTTATATGGGCTTTTAGTAAACCCGAAAACCACACACAGCAAACCCAAAACCCTACTACCCCTGCACTGCAAATAATAACACCAACACAAACATCAGAAACCCTAATCCTACTCTGAGTCAGAGCAGCGCAACCTCCTATTCCATTTCTCTCTAGCGCAGTAGCTCATTCAATCACAACAACTTTATGGCTGAACGTGATGGCGGAGACCGTGGCAGTTTCCGGATGCGGCTTTGGCGGTCGTGGACGCGGCGGCGACAGGGGACGAGGGTGGCGCAGGACAGCAGGGCGCCGTGGCGAGGAGGAGGAGTGGGTACCAGTGACAAAGCTAGGACGCCTGGTGAAGGAGGGTAAAATCCGTAGCCTGGAGCAAATCTACCTACACTCGCTCCCAATCAAGGAATACCAAATCATCGACACCTTCGTGGGGCCCACCCTGAAGGACGAGGTGATGAAGATCATGCCCGTCCAGAAACTCTCTGTTATTCCTGTCAGGAGAGGGTATTGGGGTAACAAGATCGGAAAGCCCCACAACGTTCCTTTCAAGGTTACCGGCAAGTGTGGTTCTGTTACCGTTCGCATGGTCCCCGCTCCTCGTGGGTCCGGAATTGTTGCTATTAGGGTTCCAAAGAAGGTCTTGCAGTTCGCTGGAATCGATGGTGTCTTCACTTCCTCAAGGGGTTCCACCAAAACCCTCGGAAATTTCGTCAAGgttcaattctttttttcttctcataatgtctatttttctttaattgattATCAGATATTGCTTTATTAACTTGATTTATGGTAAGGTTTTAAATCTCGGTCAATTTCTTGGTTAAATGTCAAAACGAATTTGCTTATATTATCCTTCCTTTGCTGTTTCAAGAATTAAGCTTTTCTACTGTTTCAAGTTTGTTTGTGCGTTTGAAAGTTCCTTGCATCTTACAAACCAGCTAAATTTGGATTCACTATTGAACTTTTGGAATATGGACCACacttgtttagtttttttactaaTGCTGCTCTTTATCTTTATCTCCTTGTAAGTTGATAGCATTTTTTTACGTGAACTTAATGCTATTTTTTggatgttatatttttatttgattgtatttgcattttgaattgtgcacaattttacattttacCTTTGGTTATACGGAAATGCAAGATGGTTTTCTCTAATACTATAAGATGTTTATTTGTCTAATGCTTAATTGGCCCTGTTGTGCATACTAATGGGTTACGAATAGATACAAGTTCTATATGAAATTTATTCCTTGTTTGAATATAACTCCCTTCTATATAAGTACTTATAGGTcaagaaaataagaagttaaAGTGAAATAGGGTTCTTCCATATGTTTATAATTAGCCTATGCACAACTTAAGTTGTAAAACCAATCTCATCTAGCTTTTTCAAAAGACAATTTTAACTTgtgtataatattaatttattagggaAGCTTGTTTAACATCGATATCTTTTCATAGCTGCTAACactatttctcattttttattgtcctttgaaGTAATTTGTTAGGCATTTTCTGATTTATCCGTGTCCATAATGTCACTTGTGTTTTTACAGGCTACTTTTGACTGTTTGCTGAAAAGCTACGGTTTTCTAACACTGGAGTTCTGGAAGGAGACTCGGTTCTCCAAATCACCATTCCAAGAGTACACAGATCTATTGGCAAAGCCAACAGGAAAGGCCCTGATCCTCGAGGAGGAAAGGGTGGAGGCTTGAGTAAGCAGcagtagttttaattttatcggATGATTGTGTCTTAAGCATGCCTTTTGTTATTTACTTTTCTATTGAGGGACGTATTATATAACTccatgtttttccttttttctcaaGTTTAGTTGAATGGATATTTACTGAGTTTCAAACACGGGTTCATTAAAATTTTCGTGCTGTTCTAACCAAATCAtgattcaaagaaaagaaaatgtgttTCTGCATTCCCAATGAATGGAGAGCTGGTTTAGTTAATACTATATCTTCGTTGTATTTGGTTGTCATATGACCATGTCTGTTAATTGGATGTGCGTGTTGAATCTGCTTTCTTCCCATGTGAGGAGCTGCTATCGTTATTTGAAttggtatattttaattttaatccagCACTCAATAATACCCTTCACTGTATGTAGACGTCGATCAAATGTTTAATATGCTGCTGTAAAAATACATTCATGGGTGTTGTTCTTTTTCTGCTTTCTGGTTATGAATTAAACTTGTTGGATCGTTGTGTTGCGTGAGGTAAGTTGTCACATTACATTGGAAAGAAACCTATTTATACCCCACAACATAAGTGATCACGACCTCACTTCCAAGGATTGAATCTATAACGGTACAAGTCACTGCTTTATATTTAGGTTGTTGTGCAAGCGAAACTACGATGCTCTTCACCAATCCAAAGTAGTGGCCCCTTTATATTTGTGGTGCCACCTTCAAGCATGGTGGGAAGGACCCTCCATGTGAACAAGTCTGAGAGCACACAACATACGAATAAAAGTGGTTTACGATACACCTCTACTCTCCATAATTTGTCACTCTAATGACAACAGAGATTAAAATCCCATCAAATTGAGTTTGTAATCCAATCACAAAAGCCATGCCATCAAAACGTTTTGATTTCATTGTAAAGGCAGACATAATTTACAAATCAACAGAACAGTGAACCAAGAACTATTAGACTAAAGAATTTctttcaatcaaaataaaaccgatcatcataaattaaagaataaaccatcaattttatcataaaggTATTATTCTCTCTCCtattcttaaaagttaaaataatcaaattatacaAGTAATTCatcaagtattaaaaaatatattaaataatcttTCAAGCaataaaaaatccttcaaattaGTTCTTAGATAGTAAAATACGTCAATCTAGAATCTACATAAATAGATTTTTAGaaactatttatataattttattattttaaagccTGTATAAGAGAAGTAATACTTGAGAGACTAAATTGATTGATTACTCACTCTAAAATAATCATCTCTCCAACAATCCCCCCGGGTTAAAGAAAAGgatgtaaatatataattagcaATATTCTAAGCCGAATGCaatgttttgttatttatacaaaatttaGATGTTTTCTATTCTCTCCGCTATTTTCAAATTTGGACACGAGCATACAATTCCCTGCCAGTAGTGAGATTAGACAGTTTATGCAGTTTggtacatttttatttatttttttgacattaTGATACCTACACTGGAATGTTATTAATGATTCTCTTGCTCATCTACAAGTTCTACCATGATTTCTTACCAATTTAAGATGACTAAAACTTTCCCCGTAATAGCATAAAGAAAATCAATTACAACAAGTTTGTCCAGACATTCTAAATCCAGGATTACCCATTTCTATTAATCCTATGAGTTGAAAACGTTAAACGTCATATGTATGTGTTAATGATAGTCACTAGTGAGTTTGTCCAGCTAAGCTCATCCTGGGCCCCATTGGCTATCGTACGCACCCATATCGAAGATGTTTCACTTGCAATGCATGGAGTGCGCATTACGCTACCGGTTTATCTTGAAGCTGAACCCTCCTTTATTAGACTGATTAAGATGATGAGAAAGTGTTTCCCTGTCACTCACTCAGTATTGGTCTGCTTAACTATAACAGCCAGCTATACACTGATTACTCAGATTTATTTAATCTCACTATCACTCTCACTGCAAAAACAACACACtgcaacaattaaataaataaataaataaaagtggaaaagaagaaaagcccAGATTTATAATCACAatctagagagagaaacaagCAGACTATGAAACCTTCTATCTCCgaatttctctctctaaaaccaCCGTCTCGTTCTCAGAGCAGCTGCACTTTCTCTCCGACTCTCGCTCGGAGGAGCACTTGGATGTGAGTGGTTTCGACATCGGTTAGATCGGCCATGGCGGAGGTTTCCGGCGAGGGGGGAGCAGAGGCGACGGTGGCCACGCCGGTGCTGCCGTTGGCGGTGTCTGGATCGTTCAAGGAAGGGAAGAGCTCGTCGCGGAGGCGCGCGCATTCGATGAGGCCGAGCCTCGACGCGGACGAGTTCATGAACCTGTTGCACGGTTCGGATCCGGTGAAGGTGGAGCTCAATCGGTTGGAGAATGAAGTGAGAGGTGCGAAAATGAGACTCGATCTGGCGAGTTCTTAACCTGATTTTGCTGCTTCGTGTTGTTCACTAATCACTGTGTTGCGTGTTTGTAGATAAGGACAGAGAATTATCAGAAGCGCAGGCGGAGATCAAAGCCTTGAGGCTCTCCGAACGACTCAGAGAAAAGGCCGTTGAAGAGGTCACTTTCTAATTTTCGCCTTCGTTATATATTATTCAAccgaaattaaaataaattaattacaaatttccAAAATGATCATTGCTGTTACTGTTAGTGTTAAGACTTAGGATTATGGAAACTTTATTACTAATTTCTTTAGGTTTTTACTTTTGCACTGGACAATGTTTCTTTgttgattgattttatttttttaccaaagatatatttgttttttttttatattttattattattattattacaaagtGCTCTGTATATTTCCGTGTTTGTTTGTTGGTGATATTGTTTCGACTTTGCTTTTGGTgtttattgtatatatttttttttgctctaGAGTCATTATGTATGTCAGTTTTTCCGTGTCATATATTTATGCAGGTAATTATGTTTTGGCTGATGTAGGGGGTGGGGCTActtttttgtttcatattttaaCCTTATTGGTGGTGTTATAATGATTTCAATTGTTTCTTGTGCATGGTTTACTTGAAAACTTGTCCCTATGCCATAATTTCACTTATTCATGTTACTGCTGTTTCTTAATGTATACTTTCATGACTTTGCGTCAACTTGAAAtgtaactttattttttgttgttgtttttttcctttcactGTAGCTTACTGAAGAATTGTCAAGGGTTGAGGGGAAGCTGAAGTTAACAGAATCTCTTCTAGAAAGCAAAGTAATGCTTGAAGCCTCTATCAAGCTTAGCGAGGAGTAAATTTCTGAGGTTACGTGGTGTGTTTTTACTAAACTGGATATTTCTTGCAGAATcttgaaataaagaaaattaatgatgAAAAGAAAGCATCGATGGCAGCTCAGTTTGCAGCTGAAGCCACTCTTCGAAGGGTCCATGCTGCTCAGAAGGATGATGACATGCCTCCTATAGAGGCCATTCTTGCTCCTCTGGAGGCTGAACTTAAGCTTGCGCGGCAAGAGGTATTATTACTTTGTTCTTCTACTTTGAATGGTGATTCCCATGAGAATAAAATGATGAAGGGGACTGAAGCTGACTTGTCATAGGTGATTTAtgtcattattttcttcaatttgtttCGAACAGATAGCAAAACTTCAAGATGATAACAAAGCTTTAGACCGTCTCACCAAATCTAAAGAAGCAGCACTTATTGAAGCTGAGAAGACTGTACAGATTGCCTTGGCTAAGGCCTCCATGGTGGATGATctccaaaataaaaatcaagagctAATTAAACAGATTGAGATTTGCCAGGTAtttgcaattttgtattgtgTTTCTCTCTCAAGTATGCCAGACATAATAATGTAATTTCTGACATTTGGTTTCATCATCACCTCTCccaggaagaaaataaaattttggacAAAATGCATAGACTGAAGGTGGCAGAGGTTGAAAAGCTTACCCAAACCGTGAGAGAACTAGAAGAGGCTGTCCTTGCAGGTGGTGCAGCTGCAAATGCTGTGAGAGATTATCAACGGAAATTTCAAGAAATGAATGTAATGTGTCACACTTACCAACTTTACTCTTCTAATTTGTTTACTCAATCATTACATTGACCATAGCTAAAAGCATCTTTTGTTGCATGATTTGTTTTGATACTAtataggaagaaagaaaaactctTGACCGGGAGTTAGCTCGTGCCAAGGTAACAGCAAACAGAGTAGCTGTAGTGGTTGCAAATGAATGGAAAGATGCTAATGACAAAGTGATGCCTGTGAAACAATGGCTTGAAGAACGACGATTCTTGCAGGTGGATATCATTTCTGATTCCTTTGGATTTAATCTTTtgtgcctttttttttataaaaaaaagtatatatcttCTTGCATTTGGTTTCCCTTCAATACGGTTTCCATTTTTTTACCAAACTACACTTTTATTAGGGAGAGATGCAGCAACTTCGGGACAAGCTTGCTATAACTGAGCGAACTGCAAAGTCTGAAGCACAGTTAAAAGTAATAATCTGGTTTTTCAGCCCCCATGTATTAGCTTAGGGATTACTTCTGCCATTACTCAAGGTAAACCTTTTACAATTTTCaggaaaaatatcaattaaggctTAAAGTGCTACAGGAGAGTTTGAGAGAAACTTCTAACAGTATTAATCGCGGCACCTCAGAGGGAAGATGTGTTAGCAATGGGCCTTCTCGACGTCAATCCCTAGGTGGAGCTGATAACATCTCAAAACTAACATCTAATGGGTTTTTGAAGAGATCACCGTCCACTCAAATTAGGTCTTCTGTGTCTTCAAGCACAGTTTTGAAGCATGCTAAAGGCACATCTAAATCATTTGATGGTGGTACAAGGTCATTAGAAAGGAGTAAAATTCTTCTAAATGGAAAACCTCCAAGTTACTCATTCAACCAGTCTTCCGAAGGAACCAAAGTCagggaagaaaaagataaatggaaAGGAAATTCAGATGATAAACCAAATGACTTCCCAACAGTGGATACAGACGATAGTGTTCCAGGAGTTTTGTATGATTTGCTGCAGAAAGAGGTCTTAGCCTTGAGGAAAGTTGGTCATGAGAAAGATCAAAGCCTAAAAGATAAAGATGATGCCATTGaagttagtatttttttgttcttggaTATTAATCTTAGATTTctaattgataattataatctTAGCTAATTGTTGCAATGGTTGTTATCTGTCAGATGCTGGCAAAGAAAGTAGATACATTGACCAAAGCCATGGAAGTTGAGGCAAAGAAGATGAGAAGAGAAGTAGCTTCCATGGAGAAGGAGGTAGCTGCAATGCGTGTTGAAAAAGAACAAGACACAAGAGCAAAGCGTTTCAGTAATGTAAAGGGCCCTGTGAACAGTGCTCAGCATCAGCTTGTTTCTGGAAGGTACCCATTTTGCTTTTGTTCTTTGGTTTAATTCCTGTACAATTTATTCAATGGAGTGCCATGTCTTGCTGTTTTCTATAAATGATTTTGTTACCGGGAACTTTGCATATCTTATGGattcattttcttccttttttcacTGTTATTTTCTcttcacctagtgggataagactttgttgttgttgttgtatttcaCTGTTACTTTCCAGGTATATTTCATTAGGTGTTTCTGTTCAAGGTCAATTATGAACTATTTTGATTTCCTGGATTTTAGGTTACAGAATGTGTATTTGTTTATGGTCTCTCTTTGCACTGAATATCACCCGTAATTCCTACCTAAtagataattttgttttcaCCCTGGGCCTCTTGTTTTGGTAACTGAACAATGTCTAGGCTTTTTAACAAATGTGACGAAGTGATTTGCATTGAAAAACTTTACGTCAATTTTCTGAAAAGGAAGAACATTGTTATATATCCTAacttatatttgatatttcttTGCATATATGCTACATCTTTTACCTCGCCTTGgcattatttacataaattatctGTCAGATGTTATTACTTTGTTTCAGGTCTTCTGTAAATACACATAATTTCTAGAATATTTCTCTACTTTGTCCTCTTGTGTGAGAGTAATTTTCCTTCAAATGACACTATTTGTTTGGTTTGCTCTCGTctaccaaatatttttttaacatattgttGGCATTTCTACCAAACTTAACTGTGTTTGCATGTAATTGTCAAAATCCCTGTTGGCatagtatttattttgttgatgcTTTGTCAACAATTCTTCAATTTGCAACAACTCCTGAATTGGTGATTTACATTGTTTCTGACTTTCTGATTTCTCCATTATCTTGGGTGAATGACGGGAATGCTATATTTGTGCAGAAATGTGGCACGGGGAGGATTAACACGCAGCACGCAATGACAATCGTCTCTTGAAGAGGCACTAAGGAGTGGGTTTTCATAGCATCGTTCTTCTGCCCTTCTttgtttactttattttttcttttgtcttttcCCCCCCAATTGATTATAAGATTGTAACTGGCATTCCGACAACCATTATTTATGTTATTGGCCATGGATTGATGGTGAGAAGAGCGTTTAAGGAATCGGTATGCGCCTGACAGACTTTGTATTTCCTGCTTAGAGAGAGATCGGCTAAGAAGCCAGGCAAAGGAAGAAAATTAACTTGGAGCTAACcttcagcttttctttgagtGGCTGTGTGGTTGTATAGGTAGCCGCTTTATATCCCCCCTTTCTCCTTTTTGCAGTTGATATTTGTAATACGCAGATAGTGTGATTGTGTCCTCTCATCTCAGGTTTGTTAATATCTTTGTAATCAGATCAAGATCTAAACTTATTTGGTTGTGTTATACATTAATAGTTTCGAGTTGATTTATATGTTCATGTTTGTGTGAAACACGAAGTGCTGCCTTTTCATTTATTCCTCCGTTGTTAAAACTTGGTAATATCCGTACCAGTAAGCCACAATAACCTGccttaaataatatatgcacGACAAATGGTTAGCCAACAACGTTTTAATCTAGAACAAGTTTTTGTAGGAAATTTGTTTGTAATGTTTTAGGGTAAAACTCGCTCCATTAAATTGCattgtctttcttttttattttgaaaattatacttCTCTCTTTTCATGTCAATATGTGCTCAAGTTGAAAACTTATTGAATATTTGTTCTTCAAATTGAGAATGGTGATACTTTATTCGGGATAAGCcaaaaatattctttataaGTGATTCATTTCTATAAAccttattctaaaaaattttgTAGCAAATCTGATTTCTTTGGGCTGATATTGATCCAAATTCAATTGTCAAAAGCTCCGTAAATCACATCCCCGGCTATTGTTATTGGGCATTTCCATTTCCCACCCATTTCAACCGAGTTAAAAGAGACGACCCTTGCCTAATGCCTAGCATCGACCTTCACAGTGTGGTATGTATGTCTCATCTGGTCTCAGCAGTCAAACGATTCCAGAAATCAAAGAACAAAACTCATCCAAGAATATGGACTTCACTTTTGCTGCTGAAACAGTATAATTATAAAGCATGCGTTGGTTTTGTGATCTACTTCCATACTGATGATACTTTCATGAACATTGTTACGGTGTGTTCAGTTTCCAGTTAGGAAAGTTCAAAAGTCAAAACCATAGTTTGGGTGAAAGTTACAACAGAAATGTTTTTGCTCAATCCATGTTTGGAACTTTACAAACAGAAATCCACACGCACACCAATGGGCTATACTGCCCTATGAATTTCTTCAAAGCcttaatttgattgatttgcATGCTGCAGAGAGCCTTAATAATCAACTTTTGTTAGAAGATGCTTTAGGCACTCCCTTTATTCGGTTGTTTATTtcccattgataaaaaaaaa from Glycine soja cultivar W05 chromosome 8, ASM419377v2, whole genome shotgun sequence includes:
- the LOC114421222 gene encoding microtubule-associated protein 70-2-like, with product MAEVSGEGGAEATVATPVLPLAVSGSFKEGKSSSRRRAHSMRPSLDADEFMNLLHGSDPVKVELNRLENEVRDKDRELSEAQAEIKALRLSERLREKAVEELTEELSRVEGKLKLTESLLESKNLEIKKINDEKKASMAAQFAAEATLRRVHAAQKDDDMPPIEAILAPLEAELKLARQEIAKLQDDNKALDRLTKSKEAALIEAEKTVQIALAKASMVDDLQNKNQELIKQIEICQEENKILDKMHRLKVAEVEKLTQTVRELEEAVLAGGAAANAVRDYQRKFQEMNEERKTLDRELARAKVTANRVAVVVANEWKDANDKVMPVKQWLEERRFLQGEMQQLRDKLAITERTAKSEAQLKEKYQLRLKVLQESLRETSNSINRGTSEGRCVSNGPSRRQSLGGADNISKLTSNGFLKRSPSTQIRSSVSSSTVLKHAKGTSKSFDGGTRSLERSKILLNGKPPSYSFNQSSEGTKVREEKDKWKGNSDDKPNDFPTVDTDDSVPGVLYDLLQKEVLALRKVGHEKDQSLKDKDDAIEMLAKKVDTLTKAMEVEAKKMRREVASMEKEVAAMRVEKEQDTRAKRFSNVKGPVNSAQHQLVSGRNVARGGLTRSTQ
- the LOC114421221 gene encoding E3 ubiquitin protein ligase RIE1-like gives rise to the protein MSSPNSARQPHAPLLLPRPDAAARLPVLALLLGRRGHSVMVRETAARELEERRADWTYSKPVVALDMTWNMAFVVVSAVMLACTVKENPNTPIRWWICGYALQCLLHVALVWLEYRRRNDAPGDEDSAANLDYDDVNDSDEDDVGTSGSSSSTGFTKRCASLNTMISLLWWMVGFYWVVSGGDILLQDAPRLYWLTVVFLAFDVFFAIFCVVLACLIGIALCCCLPCIIAILYAVAGQEGASESDLSILPKYRFQMLSNEETPGEGGGGSMIPMETSNGYSVNERTLSPEDAECCICISSYEDGAELHVLPCNHHFHSTCIVKWLKMNATCPLCKYNILKGNEQIISRHEKIEPLPICSV
- the LOC114422795 gene encoding 40S ribosomal protein S2-4-like, which produces MAETVAVSGCGFGGRGRGGDRGRGWRRTAGRRGEEEEWVPVTKLGRLVKEGKIRSLEQIYLHSLPIKEYQIIDTFVGPTLKDEVMKIMPVQKLSVIPVRRGYWGNKIGKPHNVPFKVTGKCGSVTVRMVPAPRGSGIVAIRVPKKVLQFAGIDGVFTSSRGSTKTLGNFVKATFDCLLKSYGFLTLEFWKETRFSKSPFQEYTDLLAKPTGKALILEEERVEA